Genomic DNA from Gimesia aquarii:
GCGGCAGACCAGAAAACTCCTTGATCCTGCGACCACTTTGCAGGTAAGTTTTTCTCTGTGGAAATTCCGCTTCCGGTTGCTCCGCGAAACTGAGGCCAGATTTCTGCAGCAGAGATTGTAGGCATCAGCAGGCAAAAAACGAGGACTGAAAAAATACGTTCTGAAAATCGCATGAAATAACTCCCGGATTGATTCAAAGGATCTCGAGCATCTTTTTTGATTTGAGAAAGACGACAACAAATTATTCTTCTCTTTGAGGACGTGTCATTAGTGTTTGAGTCGCATCATCCGGTGATTTGCCTTCAAATAGAACACGATATATTTCTGTGGTAATAGGCATCTCCAGGCCTTTGTCCTCAGCCAGGTCATACACACTTCGAGTGGTATTGACGCCTTCTGCAACAGCATCCATCTTCGAAAGAATCTGTTCCAGCGATTCGCCTTGTCCCAACTGTTCTCCCAGTTTTCGGTTTCGGCCAAAGGGGCTCATACAAGTTGTAATTAAATCGCCCACACCCGCCAATCCAGAGAATGTCGCGGGTTCAGCTCCCAATGCAGAACCGAAGCGATTCATTTCTACCAGACCGCGAGTCATGATCGCCGACTTTGCATTGTCGCCATACTTGCCGCCATCACAAATGCCTGCGGCGATGGCAATCACATTTTTTAACGCTCCCGCTAATTCCACACCGACGATATCTACATTCGTGTATACACGAAAACGGTCCGTGCTGAAGAGTTGCTGGGTTTGTTTGGCGAGTTGAATATCACCACTGGCTGCGACTACACTTGCCGGCAGACGACGGGCAATTTCTTCAGCATGGCTGGGGCCGCCCAGAGCGACAACAGGGCGAGGTCCCAAAGCATCGGCAATGATTTCGCTGGGACGAAAAAAGGTCTCTTTTTCAATGCCTTTGATAACACTGATGACTGGCAAACCTTTTTTCAGATGCGGTGCTAATGGCGTGAGTGCTGTTCTAAGGAACTCTGTTGGAATGGCTACAACGAGATAATCAGCATCCTTAACTGCTTCGTCGATGTCGGAAGTGACATTGACTGATTCCGGAAGCGGAACACCAGGGAGCAATCTTTTATTCTCTCGATGTTTTCTCAAATCTTCAGCGACCTCAGCTTTGCGAACCCACATGGAAACGGCAACATCTGATGATTCTGTAAGTAATGTCGTACAGGCAGTCGCCATCCCGCCTCCGCCCAAAATTGCAACTTTTGTATTCATAAAACATCAATCTTTCATTTTTAAGCCAGAGACGTCTTGATTCTTTTCACCAGTAATAGAGATCCCTCCCTCAGTCAACAGCATGACAGGCAGAATACGCAGGATCGTAATACTTGTAATATAACGAGAATTGCCACGTAAGCCAAAGAAGGCAGAAATAACTGTCGATGGTATTTTTTGATGGTTCTGTTTTAAGGCAAAATTGACGCACTCTGCACCTACGAAGAGTCAATTTAAGTTGATTTTCTTGTATAACTGCCATAAGCAGAACATTGAAAACGATCCGCAGCAAAAGACAGCAATAATCGTTGCAGATAGCAAAATTTCCCACATTACCAAAAAATGTAAGCTACGTTTTGCTTGGTAAATACTTAATTGAGGAGCAATCGTATGAAACAGGTTACCGAGCCACAATCTGCCACGTTCCAGGATCGTCGCCAGAATCGAAATGACAATCCTTTGCAAGAGATGGGCGAAAGACGTCAGTTCAGCAATTCTTACAATTCAGACAACTCAGATGTCAATGAACTGGCCCAAGCAATTGACCAGTATAAACTGCGTCATCGCCGACGGTTCATTACTTTTGAAGAATTACATTCTGTAGTGACTAGTCTGGGTTACCATAAATAAGCCACCACAGTTTCTCAATTCTTCTCGATAATTGAGAACATATTAAGCGAATGCGATGTGAGCTACTCTGACAGACTTCATCGGACGTCTCAACTGTCCTGATTGATCGGTGACAGCGATATTTACATACTTTTCTCAGAGTGATTAAGTAGTGTATTCGCCATCGTTCATAGTGCAGGAATTTTAAGCTTCGATCCTCGTTTAGATACAAATTCAAATCTCCTTCAAGACGGGACATTTCATACTCTCGATCCAGCTTTCTTAGTTTCGAAGATTATAAATTTACTGTCAAATTGTCTATTTATAAGATGTCTTATCGTTCTGTCTTTCGGGTTTAAAATTCTACCTGGTAATTCTTTATCAATCATTTCTCAGTTCCTTCTTGTTGGATCGCAGTCTGGAACTTTTTCTGATCAATTTCCAAAAAATTCGAACTTTTCCTCAAGTTTGCTTCCGATTGTCTTCAGATTGCTGTTGACCTAATCGTCTACATTTGGAAAATTCCCTCACTAAACCACCCCCAAATATGAGTCAAGCTACATTGTGTCGCTAACTCCCCATTCAGATAGAGCGTTTCCGCTCATAAACTGATTAATCCTATATTTGCAGGTTGAACATTGAACGCTTCCCTTCTTTGTCTTGCCACCGTATTGTCAGCGGGACTGAATCCCGCTGAATTAACAACTGTCTACACTCCAGCAGAGGACTTTGAAGCAGTGATTCGCGCTCAAAGCCCTCAGCCAACTTATGAGGAACAAGTTCCATTTGGTAACAATACGAACCCTCCCAGTGGTTCTTACACTGTTCCTGAAGGACAGACTTTTGATCCTAACGGAGGAGGTAACTTGTATGGTGCTCCCGCTGCTGGATACGATCCATTTCTCACTCCAGGGGTTGGTCCAGGCCAGTTTGGAAACCAGCCGCCGTCTGGTTATGCAAGTGGGATGAATGGCCCACAGCCTTATCGCTTTGGTTGGACATCTCGATTTGAGATTGGATTTTTGCCTAAATCACGCACTTACGTTCCTCCAACAGGAGCTGACGGTGGAAACTTTGGAGTTTTTGAAACAGACGTGGATCTGACGTATACAACACCGACCCGTAATGGTTGGATTTTTGCGGTGACACCAGAATTCGATTACCGAGGATGGGAAGGTCCGCAAAATATTTCCTTGCCAGGAAAAGGTTTTCGCTTTGGTTCAGATTTGCAATTATCAACACCCGGCAATGGGCTCTGGAGTGTTCAGTTAGGATTCACCCCTTCTTTGGGTTCTGATTTCGGAAAAAGTCTCAGTTCCAGAGCCTGGATGTTCGACGCACGCGTCGTTCTGTTCTTCCGTCCCTCTGACACCTGGATGTTTGCCGTTGGTGCAGGTTATTGGGATCGAGTACGCGACTATGTGATTCCTTATGCGGGAATCGTTTGGACGCCTAATGATATTTGGGAAGTGCGTGCAATGTTTCCCAAAGCACGCGTCAGTCGTTTCATGGGTAATGTCGGAGATAAAAGTGTCTGGTTGTATGGTAGCTTTGAATACGACATTGAAGCCTTTCAGGTCGAACGAACTGGTGTAGCAAACCGCGATCAAGTAGAATTTAAGGATTACGTCATGATGCTCGGTGTCAGAGGCGACAATGGATTGGTGTCTCTCTTCCTCGAAGCAGGTGGTGCCTTAAAACGAGAAGCTGACTTCAAAAGCGGTGGTGGATTTGATATCAAAGATGGTTTCATTGCCCGATTTGGTGTGCAATATTAAGCCGCGCTTTACTTAAGAATCTATCACACCATGATACCTGATAAAGGAATTCATCAGTGAATCCTCCTGCAGCAATCATCCTTGCCGCTGGCAAGAGCACAAGGATGAAGTCAGAGCTTCCCAAAGTGTTACACCCCATATTGGGGCGTCCCATGATCGAATACGTTTTGGACGCCGCGCGTTCTGCAAATTGCCAGAAATTAGTTGTGATCGTGGGACATAAAGCAGAGGAAGTCAAAGCAGCACTGACTCACCATTCCGATGTGGAATTTGCACTGCAAGCAGAACAAAACGGCACGGGGCATGCGGTTATGATGTGTGCAGATCATCTGGCCAACCATAATGGACCTGTTTTGGTTTTAGCCGGTGATACCCCATTGTTGAAAGGGGCTTCGTTAGCGCGCTTGCTCAAGACTCAAAAAGAGAATCAGGCAGCCTGTGTTGTGGGAACAGCAATAACGAAGGCGAATGCAGGTCTCGGACGAATTGTTCGCGATGCAGAAGGTCAATTCTTGCGAATTGTGGAACAAAAAGATGCGACTCCCGAAGAAGCCGCCATTGAGGAAATTAATACAGGTTGTTTTGCATTTGACGGTCAGCAATTATTTCATGCTCTGGAACAAGTGAAGCCTGATAATAGCCAGGCAGAGTACTACCTGACAGATTGTGCAGAGATTCTATTGAAGGAAGGACAGCCTGTTTTTGCCAGTTCTGTGTTTGACATTCAGGAAGCTAAAGGTGTGAATACGCAGGATCAACTGGCTGAAATCGCTGAGATTATTCAAAGTGCTGCGACTGAATAATCGAACGAAATTGTCTACCTTTTTCTTTCGTCAATGTTCTTAGAATTTGTCCAGATAACTGCATTTTGGCACTTTCGCACGAAAATGAAAGCTCATACTTGACTTCTTTCTCGCGATAAGCGTGAATAGGGAGAATTGCCAGACAGATTCGTTCGGCGCTGACTGTTTTGGCTCCCGCATCATAATGTTCCGCACTACAACTGCAGGCATCGCATTTAATGTATGATCATCTGACTCTTCTCAGTGGACGAGCACACCCGCAATTAGCTGGAGAAATTGCGGATTATCTCGGCATTCGACTGGCTTCGGTAGAGTTGTCAAATTTCCCTGATGGTGAAATTAGTTTAAAACTCAATCAAAATGTTCGAGGACGAGATGTGTTTATCGTTCAACCGACTTCGCCGCCCGTGAACGATAATCTGATGGAGCTGTTGATTCTGATGGATGCCTGTCGACGTGCCAGCGCAGAACGGATCACCGCTGTAATTCCCTATTTTGGCTACGCTCGACAAGACCGAAAAGATTCAGGTCGCGTTCCCATCACTTCGAAACTGGTTGCTAACCTGATTAATGAATCAGGAGCAGATCGGGTTCTGGCTATGGATCTTCACGCTGCACAGATTCAAGGTTTTTTTGATACGCCCGTTGATCACTTATATGCAGCACCCATTCTTGACCGTTATTTTCGATCTCTGAATATTCCTGACAAAGAGCTCGTTGTGGTTAGCCCTGATGAAGGCAGCATTAAACGTACTTTGCAGCATAATAATCATATTGGTGGCACACTTGCGATTGTCGATAAGCGTCGTAAGAATGCTCTGGAAACACAGCAGGCAAATATCATTGGTGGTCCGATAGAAGGTAAAATCGCCTTGATTTTTGATGATATGATTTCAACGGCAGGATCAATTGTCGGAGCGGCTAATGTTGTCAAAGAACATGGTGCCAAAGAAATTTATCTCGGAGCATCCCATGCTGTCTTCTGTGGTTCTGCAATCAAACGTTTGAGTGAAGCACCGATCAAAGAGATTGTTGTCACAAATAGCCTGCCGATTCCTGATCAGGATAAACTATCTAATTTAAGATCGATTTCAATTGCTCCTTTATTAGGAGAAGCCATTCGTCGGATTCACCGAAACGAATCCGTAAGCCATCTGTTTGATTAAGTCGTATTGGTGAGCCCAAACAGAAATGTACAATCGGGATCGCATTCTGAAAAAGTGAGATGTCGATGGCGCGAAATGAACAAGACCGCGAAGACCTGATGCGTGAAGCGACAGCCTTCTTTCCTCGCGCTGAAATACAAGTCGAACATGAAGCGGATCCTGTATTCTGGGGACAAAAGAAAAACGGTCATTTTTCTTTTTATTTTGGCAGTGATCCCGTTTATCAGTTTGATCAGAACGGTCTCTTAAGGCGGGCATTTATTGCGGGGCAGCTTTATCGAACCCAGAAAAATACACTTGCGCGATTAACACGTGAAAGAAATTCTACTGAAACAGTTCTAAAACGAGACGACTTGACTATAACACAAGTAGAAGTCTTTTTGCAGATGATGGCAGACCGATTTCAAAAACTGGACTCCGATTTTGTCAACAAGCAGCATGTAAGATTGATCCGATCCCTGTCTGACAATTCCGAATTGGAATTACAGAATTTAATTCAAGATAAAATCAAACAGGTATTACAAAATTCACATCAGCTTGCCCCGAGAATTCGGGGGAAACGTTAATAAGGCCAAACAGTTATTTCTCATTTATTAATGTAAATTGTTCTCGAAAGATGACTAAACTTATTATTGGCTGTGGATATGTTGGTTTACCAGTGGCTCAGAAATGGCTAGAGCAGGGGCATACTGTCTATGCGCTAACACGATCAGAAAAGCGCGCCAGTGAATTCAAAAATCTTGGACTCAAGCCAATCGAAGGAGATATCACCCAACCGGAATCACTCAAGAGTTTGCCCAGTACAGATACGGTCTTGTATGCGGTGGGATTTGACCGTTCAGCAAATCAGACTCGTCATGATATCTATGTCACGGGATTGAATCATGTACTCTCTGAAATCAAAAATCGGACGAGGAAAATTATTTACCTTTCCAGTACCAGTGTTTATGGTCAGACTATGGGAGAATGGGTTGACGAAACAAGCCCTTGTGAACCGGAGCGGGAAAACGGAAAAATTTGTTTGGAAGCGGAACGGCTTTTTGAAAAACAGAGACTTATCTCGAAACGGGAAGATCACAACTCCGCGTCAGCCGTGATTCTCAGGTTAGCCGGGATTTATGGTCCGGGACGACTACTTGCCAGGATGGAACAAATTAAAGCTGGCGAACCATTACTGGGTAGACCAGATGCTTATTTAAATCTGATTCATGTCACAGATATCGTCAATACAATCCTCCGATGTGATGCCGACATTCCTCTCGAGTCTCATTATCTGGTCAGTGACAATTATCCAATGACTCGTCAGGAATACTATGAAACTTTGGCACAAATGATAGATGCTCCTCTTCCACAATTTGCAGTGAAGGAGTCAGATCAGCCTGAATTGAAGTCAAAACGCAACCACAGTACTGAACGGGCGGCAGGATTGAATAAGCGGTGTAGTAATAAAAGGTTACGCGAAGGTTTGGGGATCGAATTAGTTTATCCGACCATTAGGGAAGGTCTTCCAGATGCGACTCAAACTCTCGGAGACACTTGAAGACACGGATCTACTCACTTTAGGTTTGGATACCAAGTGTGTATGCTGTGACGAATTAACGACTCATTTACTATTAGCTTGAGACAGTTACCAGATCTCAACACATCTTTCATTTAATTATTCCATGCTCAAAACTTATCAAGTCAAACCCGTTACCGGTTCCATTGAAGGGACAATTCGTCCACCTGGCTCAAAAAGCATTACTAATCGTGCATTAATTATTGCCGCACTCGCTGAAGGTACGACACAGTTAACTGGAGTTCTGGATAGCCAGGACACTCAAGTCATGATTGAAAGCCTGAATCGATTAGGTATCAAGGTCAAGCATGATCCGGAAAAGTGTACGATTCTGGTTGAAGGCTGTGATGGAAAAATTCCACAAACATCAGCCTCCCTGTGGTTGGAGAACAGTGGCACCAGTATCCGGTTCTTGACGGCACTTTGTGCAACTGGGACTGGAGAATATATTCTAGATGGCAATGCGCGCATGCGAGAACGCCCCATTCAGCATTTAGTGGAAGCGTTAAAGCAATTAGGAGTCGATCTTGCCTGTGAAAATGACACAGGTTGCCCGCCAGTCAGAGTCAAGGCGAATGGGTTATCAGGTGGTGAAACTGCGATTTCTGGTAGCGTATCCAGCCAATATTTAAGTGCCTTGTTGATGGTTGCTGCGACTGCAGATAATCCCATTACTATATCCATCCAGGGTAATATGGTTTCAAAGCCGTATTTGGAGATTACGTTAGGAGTTATGGCACAATTTGGTGTGACCATAGATCGAATACAACCCTCAGTATGGAGAATTCACCCGCAAACCTATCGGCGATCTGTAGCTTATGATATTGAACCTGACGCTTCTGCAGCCAGTTACTTTTTTGCTGCTGCTGCGATTACAGGAGGGAGTGTGACAGTAGAGGGATTGAATCAAGATGCGTTGCAAGGTGACATCAATTTTATACGGGTCCTGGAGGACATGGGATGCAACATAGAACAAGGTCGCAATAGTATCACTGTGCATGGTTGCCCTTTAAAAGGCATCGATGTGGACATGAATGATATTAGTGATACCGCTCAGACATTGGCCGCGGTTGCATTGTTCGCAGAGGGGCCTACCTGTATCAGGAATGTGGGACATATTCGCCATAAAGAAACTGATCGTCTGACCGCAATTGCAAATGAATTGAAGCGAATGGGAATCAAAGTTGAAGAAACAGAGGATTCGATCACGATTCATCCAGGTGAAATTCATCCGGCAACAATCGAGACATATGACGATCATCGTATGGCCATGAGTTTTGCATTGGTCGGATTGAAAATCCCCGGAATCGTAATTGCAGATCCAGATTGTACCATTAAGACTTATCCGCATTTCTTTACCGATCTGGAAAAGTTGTGTGGTCAGTCATCGTGAAAAAGAAAAACGTCTGGCATCAAAAGAAGCCATCTTCAAATTCGCATGACATACAACTCCCCCAATGTTTTCGCTCCGCGCGAGAACTCGCATTTTTTCTGCTTGAAGAATTTCGTATTCGTGAGCAGTTTGTAAGTGATTCGCTTCAACGCTGGGATCGTCGTATTGAACTTTCCTCGCAGGATCGCCGATTAGCAATGGAAATCAGTATTGGCGTGATTCGACGACAGCTGACTCTCGATACGCTGATTGAGCACCAATTGACGCGTCCACGGGAAAAGTTGGAGCCTTCCTTGTGGACGCTGCTGCAAATCGGTGTGTATCAATTGGTCATGCTCGATCAAATTCCCGATCACGCTGCCGTTTCTGAAACAGTAGAACTTGCTGCGAAGCTTAAGCGTGTGCGTTGGAAAAAAATGGTGAATGCGATTTTGCGTTCTATAAGTCGACAACTCATTGAAGATGTTGCTACTGCTCCTAAAGCGAATGCGATTCCTTTGAGCTTCGAGCGCTATCGCTGTTTTGCATCAGATTATTTTGATGATCCTGAATCAAATATTTCCAGGTATGTTTCCAAAGCATTTAGTTTTCCTGAGTCACTCATTTCTGATTGGATCACTCGATATGGTATCGATCAAACACTTCAGATTGCTCAATGGTTTAATCAACGCAATAAGCTCTATTTGCGCGTTAACCTTTTAAAAACCAATCGGGACTTTTTACTCACGGAACTTCTGGATTCGGGTATCCAGGCTAGCTTGGGAACAGAGCTTCAATCGATCAGGTTGGACCAGGCGGTTCCTCTAGAATCTCTTGTTGGATTTGATTCTGGAAAATTTACGATCCAGGATGAATCTGCGATTGCCGCCGGAAATCTCTTGAATCCACAGCCGGGTGAAACGGTTTTGGATTTGTGTGCGGCTCCCGGAACGAAAACGACTCATCTTGCAGAACTCATGCAAAATCAGGGGACGATTATTGCCACTGATGTTGGAGAGGACCGACTCGACAAAATTAAACAGAACACGTCCAGGCTGGGACTCAATATCGTTCAACCTCGACTGATTAAGTTGCATGAAACTGATTTACCTGGCGCTCCCTTCGATGCGATTTTAGTCGATGCCCCTTGTTCGAACTCGGGGGTGCTTGGGAAACGTCCTGAAGCACGTTGGCGCATTGATAATTCCTCAATCAATGAACTGGTTGAAATTCAGCGTCAC
This window encodes:
- a CDS encoding NAD(P)H-dependent glycerol-3-phosphate dehydrogenase — translated: MNTKVAILGGGGMATACTTLLTESSDVAVSMWVRKAEVAEDLRKHRENKRLLPGVPLPESVNVTSDIDEAVKDADYLVVAIPTEFLRTALTPLAPHLKKGLPVISVIKGIEKETFFRPSEIIADALGPRPVVALGGPSHAEEIARRLPASVVAASGDIQLAKQTQQLFSTDRFRVYTNVDIVGVELAGALKNVIAIAAGICDGGKYGDNAKSAIMTRGLVEMNRFGSALGAEPATFSGLAGVGDLITTCMSPFGRNRKLGEQLGQGESLEQILSKMDAVAEGVNTTRSVYDLAEDKGLEMPITTEIYRVLFEGKSPDDATQTLMTRPQREE
- a CDS encoding NTP transferase domain-containing protein — encoded protein: MNPPAAIILAAGKSTRMKSELPKVLHPILGRPMIEYVLDAARSANCQKLVVIVGHKAEEVKAALTHHSDVEFALQAEQNGTGHAVMMCADHLANHNGPVLVLAGDTPLLKGASLARLLKTQKENQAACVVGTAITKANAGLGRIVRDAEGQFLRIVEQKDATPEEAAIEEINTGCFAFDGQQLFHALEQVKPDNSQAEYYLTDCAEILLKEGQPVFASSVFDIQEAKGVNTQDQLAEIAEIIQSAATE
- a CDS encoding ribose-phosphate diphosphokinase, translated to MYDHLTLLSGRAHPQLAGEIADYLGIRLASVELSNFPDGEISLKLNQNVRGRDVFIVQPTSPPVNDNLMELLILMDACRRASAERITAVIPYFGYARQDRKDSGRVPITSKLVANLINESGADRVLAMDLHAAQIQGFFDTPVDHLYAAPILDRYFRSLNIPDKELVVVSPDEGSIKRTLQHNNHIGGTLAIVDKRRKNALETQQANIIGGPIEGKIALIFDDMISTAGSIVGAANVVKEHGAKEIYLGASHAVFCGSAIKRLSEAPIKEIVVTNSLPIPDQDKLSNLRSISIAPLLGEAIRRIHRNESVSHLFD
- a CDS encoding SDR family oxidoreductase yields the protein MTKLIIGCGYVGLPVAQKWLEQGHTVYALTRSEKRASEFKNLGLKPIEGDITQPESLKSLPSTDTVLYAVGFDRSANQTRHDIYVTGLNHVLSEIKNRTRKIIYLSSTSVYGQTMGEWVDETSPCEPERENGKICLEAERLFEKQRLISKREDHNSASAVILRLAGIYGPGRLLARMEQIKAGEPLLGRPDAYLNLIHVTDIVNTILRCDADIPLESHYLVSDNYPMTRQEYYETLAQMIDAPLPQFAVKESDQPELKSKRNHSTERAAGLNKRCSNKRLREGLGIELVYPTIREGLPDATQTLGDT
- the aroA gene encoding 3-phosphoshikimate 1-carboxyvinyltransferase encodes the protein MLKTYQVKPVTGSIEGTIRPPGSKSITNRALIIAALAEGTTQLTGVLDSQDTQVMIESLNRLGIKVKHDPEKCTILVEGCDGKIPQTSASLWLENSGTSIRFLTALCATGTGEYILDGNARMRERPIQHLVEALKQLGVDLACENDTGCPPVRVKANGLSGGETAISGSVSSQYLSALLMVAATADNPITISIQGNMVSKPYLEITLGVMAQFGVTIDRIQPSVWRIHPQTYRRSVAYDIEPDASAASYFFAAAAITGGSVTVEGLNQDALQGDINFIRVLEDMGCNIEQGRNSITVHGCPLKGIDVDMNDISDTAQTLAAVALFAEGPTCIRNVGHIRHKETDRLTAIANELKRMGIKVEETEDSITIHPGEIHPATIETYDDHRMAMSFALVGLKIPGIVIADPDCTIKTYPHFFTDLEKLCGQSS
- the rsmB gene encoding 16S rRNA (cytosine(967)-C(5))-methyltransferase RsmB; amino-acid sequence: MWSVIVKKKNVWHQKKPSSNSHDIQLPQCFRSARELAFFLLEEFRIREQFVSDSLQRWDRRIELSSQDRRLAMEISIGVIRRQLTLDTLIEHQLTRPREKLEPSLWTLLQIGVYQLVMLDQIPDHAAVSETVELAAKLKRVRWKKMVNAILRSISRQLIEDVATAPKANAIPLSFERYRCFASDYFDDPESNISRYVSKAFSFPESLISDWITRYGIDQTLQIAQWFNQRNKLYLRVNLLKTNRDFLLTELLDSGIQASLGTELQSIRLDQAVPLESLVGFDSGKFTIQDESAIAAGNLLNPQPGETVLDLCAAPGTKTTHLAELMQNQGTIIATDVGEDRLDKIKQNTSRLGLNIVQPRLIKLHETDLPGAPFDAILVDAPCSNSGVLGKRPEARWRIDNSSINELVEIQRHLVRLALDHLKPRGRLVYSTCSFDPRENGELLKRVLKDYPGRAIVQENIHLPGSPSDGGYQGLVC